The Melitaea cinxia chromosome 13, ilMelCinx1.1, whole genome shotgun sequence sequence AAGCTTCTGCTTATCATTAACATTTGTGACATAAACTTTATCAGCGAGCGGTAAACATGCAAGCACCAAAACatattagttattaataatatagaaaatagTCAAtagatttactttattttatattaagataaacTAACACATTAGATTACAAagtatttctaatttattttttttaatttttaatctgttataCCACTGTTCTCAATAACTTATTTTGTATaatcgttaattttaaaatgatagaaaaattgcgaaaataaaagtattaaattatattccgTAAAGTCATCATTAGTTTCTATtctaaaaagaaattgaaatttaaggaagtttaaattttttttctaaaactatttttttaatttgtaaagaatTTTTTCAGTTGTTgccagataaaaaaaaaacttaatttaaatcgCTGTATCtatgtcaaaaatataaaaatatatattacagtaattattattacattacacaAGTTGTATGTTTGTTGTTAGCAATGACTATGAGGCTTCAAATATACAGGAAGAGTAAAGCAAgaggtattaaattaaacaatattatactaCATAATACTTCTGAGCTATATAAAAAAGTCTACTAGAAGCAGTAGTTTAATTTatgatcatttatttattttattaagatacacGAAAGAAACttatacttaaataaacttttaatataaattacaatcaaCAATAATAAGATGCCATATAAACTTATTCGAGTTTTATCGGACAGACAGTGCGGTGTATCAGTGTCGTCGACATTATTAGTAGGTAACTAGGTACATATTCGACGTAATGCTGaagtacataatttaaaaaaaaataaaaaaaaaaacaataatataactatattttcaatataactatatttctcaataaaattacaactcactgaaaaacattacaaataatCACAAAAAGAATGAAAGTAAAATGCAACTCGAGCTACACGAGCTACAAATGAAAGCCAGTAGTTTTTACTATTTGTATAAAGTAACAAATTGTTCAATATTTTAGTGTtagcttaatttattattagccaAGAAAcgtttttttatacttactcCTGAAGTTACATGCGCTATGTGGcccaaaaaagataaaaatcgtATGTTGTTAGATCAAGACGTTTTCTGGCGACCCTTCTTGTTGCTCTTTATCcctttgttaaaatttaaacaaagacaaaacagaaataaaattcagTTGTAAACCTATCTTAttcctaaacatttttttttacttgaccaATTTCTTGTATTCATTTTAGatattgtatgtattatatgtgttttaatttaacgCCTCTCGCTCGTATACATTatgtataaaactatataattaagAATTGTTCAAAACGAAAGTGAGTTATTTAACAGGTGCAAATATATACTGTAACTGagaaatacatatttatcattgaaaatatttaaataataaatgttaacgCGTTATTTGTGGAAATAACTAATGTGAACATTTTTCAATTACTTAGATGtcgtttaaaactttttaaaattatataagagttatttgatattaatatcttaaaatactactcttaaaatgtattattaatgcttaaagaataattattattatattgtggAGTATATTATTAAGGAGCGTCCATAAACCACATGGTCATATTTTAGCTCATGTAGCCTAACGTAGCTTTTACTGTCCCCTCCCCTCCCCCCGACCCGATGGCAGATTGATTTTTTGCgatattttgtactttttactttataataattaaaaaaagtttattttaaataatttttgcttaatatatttatataatttttttatatttataaacagtcTTGACTCAAATGGTGGCTTTAGCCACTCTTGTAAGTGAGCGATtattgggatatcttctttataGAAagcaaccccccccccccacacacCTACCGTTACGTAGCTCAGCGTAGCGTAGCGTTTaaactcccccccccccccccctcgaCCAGGCTACGTGGTTTATGGACGCTCCCTTATGACGAATTGGTAAGAAGTTGGTTTTTGTTGTAAGAAATAATATCtagttgttttaaataattataaactgaTATAGAAtcgtaacatatataaataaatataaccttTCAAATCAAGTAATGTATAGCTTTGCAGTTTTCAGTACAAAATGTACGTAACTGTTCTACTATCCATTGcaaatctataattttatatgggtcttattatataaatgtttatagtTCACAATTTTACGTTTTTCAGTGGTTACGTGTAATCATAATATAAACAGTAACACTGAACagtttaaatatcaaaaatttatctCTAAGAtttgtttaaatagtttaattttatttattgtactaaattaataaaatagtattcaGACTATACAGTACTAAAAAGGAGTGCCAAgtgtattatgtataataatttaaaggcAGTgctgttaaaaatacaaaacaatagaAAGGAAAAAATACGTTAATGTGTTCAGAATTGTATCGACCGGTGCTATGgtgcaaaaaaattattttgatatgtgTAAGGAAATACTTTGAAATAAGACAATAAATTGTAACAATACAGTTTAAAACATGGACGCTAAAACTGCATGTGTCATAGTAATATCTCTGTCCAAAAAAAAGGGAATCTGGAATCTATTTTTGTATGgcaaacgaaataataaattttgcatctgtcaaaatttaaataaaattacaagcaaaataatatgttaaatagCTACTGAAGATTGAGAATtaagtttacaatttaataattgtgtttgcaagcaaacgaaaaaaaaaacaaacttcaattatatcgacaagtaacacaacgtaggtagacgaaaaaatagtcaagtaaatacgcattatcaaagattactccaaaagttgtaatcagatctcgatgaaatttaaatgtggccacatgataaacatcaactttcgattaacttaaaaatcattaaaatcagtacacccagtaaaaagttatgcggattttcggaTTCGCGGAGTATTTCCCCTCGATtgctctgggatcccatcatcagatcctggtttccttatcatggtaccacaccagagatatcccctttccaacaaaaaaagaattatcaaaactacatacataatatatatatatacggtcgaattaagtaacctgatgatgaatattttttgttttctttatttcataattagACACTACTTTATCTTTTAGATTTTTCTATTCATTTTATGTAAAACggtagttttagtttaatttttgaagtggAAACAAGCCCACAAGGCACAAAGCCTGCTGCTATCTGACAACCTGTCATTAACAGTGGGAAAGGCCCGAAATGAAACTGTTTCTTAATCTTcagtaattaattaacaataaacataACTTCTTAATCAGTTTCCTCAAATTGGAAATCGTGGTGCTTCCATTAAAGTGTAGCAGTTAACTGTTAAGGACCTTTGTGAACGTTAGCCTCTACACATTAATTATTGTTgcaattacattgacaaaatCCGACGTGAATGGAGACACTCGACAGTTTATTTCATCTTTTTTCAACTCAGCCTACCGTCAGGGtaaatatttttctctaaaATTATTTCTCATAACAAAGAGCTTGGAGTTTAAGGAGTTTAATCTCCGTCCTTATAACACattcatttaaattcatttgatcTTCTAGTCCTGTAACCGTAGTTTAGAATTAgatttaaattatcattaagTTACATATTcactaaaattaaactattttgttACTAATCGATGCaaggtaatatttatataaaatattttaaaaattctgtaTACTCTGTTGAgagtgactttttttttttttgtatactgttcctattttttttttaattcaaaatagctttattgaAATGCttagtatttgttttaatttagtaaacATAGTGTTGattacttttaacttttatgttattgtttaaaaaaaataaatcgcaTAATTATGGCATCTAAAAATTGTTAACTTTTCCCAccattttcttattataataattttttaatataagctaTTATCTTCACTTACTAATTATTACTTATAGAATTAAAGATCTGTGAAATTACTTAAGATTGAAGTGAGATTACATGACATAAGTATAACAATAACCgaatttataagaaaaactaTAAATGTGTTACATTGGATGGTACTGTTACGTTTTTCATATTGTAAGGTTAGACATGGCATATCATGTTTTGTAGAAAAATAAATGGTTATGCAAGTTGAATTTGTCTTTGTATTTTTATCctgcaattttttaattatatatatgacataGGTTAAATGTTTTGTTCCAATCCATACTAATAGTTAAATATGTTATCAATAACTGTCGTCGAACAGTTACCTACTATTGCTCGCAATAACAAACTTGTCAACTGTagctaaatttaattgatattaagtatattatgcatatatgaagacgcgttggcgcaaaggtCGCAGCACTGGTgattgttgcgctggcggttgcgggttcgaaccccgcacatgataaacatttttatctaCCATACTATATAGATACCATACatatgtttaccgtggtctgggcgttgtgccgTCCTTGttgatctccccaccgtgcctcggagagcacatgaagccgtcggtcctgcttgttatcatgtatttacacctgcaggcctagcatgcacgccacgacaaaattttgtctaccccttttctcgtattatctctctatgtctacagtagctaacatgcgtgcatgtgatactcttctcgttacgtcaatagaagagataatcattaaattttagtgatctgtgatatttatctctacggaagctaacatgacatcgtaattttgtcgaattttgccgttttaggaagagaaacttctcgtcttcaatattatcgacgagaaagacgataaatagaaaataaataaaaccgggtgcctattttttgtataccacggcgtttccctattataattatataatttcggtaatttcttcttattctaaataataataataataatactttatttcagaccaaagtataagtccatattgagttagtacaacaagacaagacaacattcagaataaaaaacaaaacaaaattatattaaaaaaatcaataagtaaaaataaaattaaatagaataaaagtataatcaataatcaaaaaaaaaacaatgcgtgatagaattacaattatctaatgtgcgacaagatataaagcacaacacgagcatattgttttacatatataattaaattcatttacttacgccgttttattttccatattagattttttaaattagatatacactttttatcttagccaaaaggccgagaacattgttaaataaaacatgtgtcactcgtttgaaattatacaaacgttggctcatcctggtttggcacgattggtcaataaccttgtaaattcaactttacgacataagaaataagaatgatattcagttgtgattatggttgataatgtttctctactcgacaaggcgaagtcttcggaagagaattttgtctctcgtagtgcgcatgttagggtaatcgagaaaatactcgatgtagacattatctctctctctcgtcaagagatatctctttgtatgcatgctaggccggctggtagcgatcgttactcttagtagggaatatatccgccaatccgtattggagtagcgtggtggattaagctctgctccttctcctacatgggagagaggcctatgcccagcagtcggatattacaggctgaagcgtagcgtaagaatattatgttaaaaattttatgtattctaGGTACTAAATTACctagaaatgtatttaaataaagaaataaacacagtttagacatatatttatttatacattttataaatgtaatatttttttaatattaaagcaGTCTCTAttacatatatcttatatacTACATTTTTCATTAATCTACCGGTCGAGTAGAGATCCAAGTAGTCACATTGCACTCCATGACACTGGTACACtccacaaatacaaatatacactaTTTATCTACATAGTTATTATgaaattcaatatatattatatgagcGATATATTAGTTCAGTATTAGGACATTGTAGGAATCTGGCGAGGCGGGACGTCACGAGTCGTCGTCGAGCCTCAGGTCTAGTCAGGTTAGGTCTCCGTCCTCGAGGGCTAAGTCTCAAGTATCCTGCCAGTAGTTGTAGCCGGAGGGCGGGGGCGGGGCGTAGGGCGAGCCCTGTGGGGACCCGTAGCGCGGTCGGAACCAGGGCCGGCTCGTATACGTGTACTGGTTACTGGCATACGCGGCTAAATTCTGCCCGGTCGCGTTCGGGTAGGGATTTTGGGTGTTAGGGTAGGGATTTTGCGTGGGGACGTTCGCCATCGTTATGTTCTGCGGAACGTTTGGCATCGTTGGCATGTTTTGGGGGACGTTGGGCATCGATGGCATGTTTTGGTACGTTTGATTCGGCGCAGGTGTTGTCGATGGTGAAAAGTTTGCTTGTGACGTGTTTTGTGTGCTTGGGGTCGTTTGTGGATAAGATTGAGTGGGTGTTTGAGGGTTGGAGCCATTGCTGGGGTAGCTCGGGGGTTGTGTGGACGCCTGGCTGACGCTGTAGCCGGTGTTCTGGGATCCACTGCCGTTCGCAGACCCGTAATTCTGTTGTGACACGGATTGATTTGTCGACGAGTACCCCGCTGTAGGTGTCGAACTTCCATCGTTTGTGAAACCCTGTTGAGTTGCGTTTTGAACAGACGTTGTGCCAGATATCGAGTAACTATTATCTTGAGAAGATGACGAAATATAATTAGTTTGATTGCTTGTTCCGTTTGTATTGTCCGCTTCAGCGGTGTTTGATTGGCCATTACCGTTTGTAGGCGCTGGAGTTGTAGCTTGATTTGTAGGCATAGTGTATTGAACATTGGGGTTTGAAGGCATAGTTAACGCTCCAGAATTCGTTTGCATAACGTACTGAGGAGGCATGCTCGCGTATTGTGAAGTAGGTGTCATGTAATTTGAATTTTGCGGCAAAATTTGATGCACTGGAGGTTGAGACGCATTTAGTGTAGAATTGTTTGTCATTGGAGAAGATGGAGGTGCTTGAACTATTGGTATCGTTCCGGAAACTGTTAAGTTTGAATTCGCTAGCTGTTGACCCGCTAACGCTGCGTTTAATTGTTGTGCCGATAATTGAGTATTGAGGTTTAACCCTGCTGGCATGTACTGAGAGTTATGAGGCATATTCATCGGCATCAATGGTACGTTGTATTGAACACCACCTGGCATACCAAGTTGATTTGGCTGCATTACTGTAACATTTTGTCCCGGTTGTAACACTTGTTGCCCAAGTAGCCCGGGAGGAAGAGCACCTTGGACTAAGTTCGGATGATTCGCTGGTATCATGTATACTTGACTATTTGGTTGCCCAATCACTGTCGGCATTTGACTGATATTGAGTGGATTTTGTAAAACAGTCATTCCTTGCGGAACTGTTATCATTTGAACGTTTTGTGCTGcgctttgtattttattagatgtCAAATCTTGTTTCTGTCCATCTTTACTCGTCTGTATTTGTATAGCGTTTCTATCAATCTGCTTTATGTACATTCCTGTTCCGTCTTGGGTTACTGTGGACGCCGATACACTGTGAACAAAACACACATTTcattaaatgttatttcaagtaattacttaaaactaagctttttttaaatagacacGAAATATTGACAAACTAAaataggaaaaatatttttacatgtgTCATCATTTAAGAAAATATGACATTCTTACTTATTTAAAACTCACTTTGTTTGTTGTCCAGAAGATACGTGGATGATGGTCCCGTGAGCCGGATTAATTTTCATACCCATGCTGACCATCGTATTGTCTCTAGctgttaaaatgttttatcgtgtacattataaaaaataattcaattttacgCAACGCATATCTGCATTAATGAAACTACGCAATTGCACATCTTTATGTATAATCAAGACAGGTGACAGCTGACAGGAGACAGGTGACAGGTTCCCGATGTCTTATATGGGTTAAGGCAAGTTCAAACAGATTCTGtagaaaaaaacattattatttaggtGTTGTTGGTTGATCTTGAGAATATTCATATTAATCCGACTTTCGGAATCTTGTGATGACCctgtaaagaaaattaataattataggaaacaaacaaaaattgtgtaAAGTTTTGAAAAGCACCACGTCCGCTAACCCAACGAACCTTACTCTGTAATGACAATATGGAAGAAAAATTctgtttacaaaatataaacccataaataataatcagttACGCTTCTCGACCAAAGTTTTAAGTGaaaatttcatttcaaattttactaaaacttttatttcacTTACGCAAGGTATTGTTTACGCTTTACGCTTCACAATAAGCTATGTAATTTTGTTGCGCAACAaagaatattgataaaattacttatatcaAGTTTATACGCAAATTGCAAAACAATACgcttttccttaaattaaaaaaagcactTTTTATCATTGCTGGTTTGATTAATGACTTAATTTACTGCCACTCCATTGGAAAGAGATTTTTGTCGAAATTAAAGCAATGTACATCCGGTCTACAAAGAAGCTTATACCTGCAGAAGATTCTCGTTTACAAAACTAACTTAGACATAGTATATACTAAAAGTAGCTCCTGCTAGCCCAAATCTAAAAACtcgaaaatgtaaaaataaacagaCACTAGAATACCAGCTGCCAGGAATTCCATTATCTGTCTACCTGCACAAATGGACAAAATCAACACAATTAGAATAAGAGCAAGAAAGAAAATGTAGAGTAACATCTGCAGTTACTGTTGACACGGCACAACTCTAAcagctgaaaataaaatatgaaacaaccGTCTTTCCTTTAAAACTTGACGCAAAACTTTGTATAtttacgcatttttttttatttttacttcggTACATCTGATTGGAATTAGGTACGCTAAATTTTTTGACGCAAATTAAACGCTCGAAAGTTTTGcatttttattgttccattaaaaatctaaacagcaTGATCGTGTAAGGTAGaattaaaaatgttgaaatttgaaataactAGTGATGACTTAATAAGTATGAAACAAAATGAAAGATGCTCTCCAAATTTCCTTTTCAAAGTTTCAAATATGAAAGTACCTAATTGAATTTTGGGGGAAAGCTCGGATCATCGGTTGTTCCtagaaataaaagtttaaaaaaaaatctagcagTCTGGTCTGGACCTACAATACAACAAAACACATTACATAATGTATATAACTCATGACCCTTGCAAAGAAGAACCTGCTTAAAATAATCTAAAGAATAAAAAGGCATCTTCCTATATCTTCTGAAAGAAATTCGCTTAGCATTATTTTTagcaattaaaatgtttaaggCTTTTAAAATGGAAACGCTGATTTAAGcgtaatacatttatattaataactacaaGAGCGGATTGGTTAGTCGTTACgagttttaaacaatttataaccGAGATAAGTAAAATGAAAGTTGTACTttctatattatacatatttagggTTGCCATAACTAAATAATCAGCAAATCTTAGTAGTTCTTTCGTCAGTATGAAGCTAAGTATTAACATCTTACATCAACTTTTTAAACTATGTAAACTTGACTAGGATCCCgacgataaaaagaaaaaattattgttcattaaataattgtaaataataaaagaaaataagtcttgtctgtgtgtatgttatatttaatcaataagttgtttgaattttttcaaattttatataacatgaAGATATTAAAAACTCAACTCTGGAAAATAGactaatttaaagtaatttaaaaatagtatataacaaCAACCTATTAatcatctaaaaatatttttaatgtttaattaaatttttagtccatcactaataaaaaaaaaaaaaaaacattaaattacaaCAAAAGAAACAAGGTGGTATTTAGAGTCATGACAGCCCTGTACATATTCAAAATGAATTcaaattttatactattttaaaatcaaacaaGTCACAAGACAATCTCGGATATAAAGTGCAAGTTTAAATCTTCAATACCTGCGGCAGCGGTCCACGATCTGGAATCTCTTGATGAGCTCTTGTCCTGGTTTACATGAGACCTGCGGCATCGTATCGTTTCAATACACAAATTATACATCACACAATatcgtatatattaataaagccCCAATGAGACCAAACAGTCAAAGCCGTCGTCCAAGGCCGGTTAAGAATGGCTAAAATACTCATCCTATTAAAAGGCATGcaggtttttaaatataagaattaatttcaataataatttatactttcACTAATTATGAATAGAAAGATCATCCAGTGATTTagaaaaattttgattttaaattttcctGAACTGGTTGGAATGATTCTAAATTTGGTTAAAATCGACGCGACCTGCTCCAGTAATTTAGATGCGATGAGATATCTGGCTAGGATAGTGATCTTTAATGGGcaaatgtacatattttttactacaaattagtctgaatgtaataaaacattttttcatttcTACTCGGCTGCTTCTGAGTGCTGCTTTGTACTACTTTCACAACATTAAAGATCAGAAAACATTGCTCCTGTGATCTGAAAAGAAAACTTTATTTAGTGTATTAACCAAAAAATCACTCACCCAGCTGGCGCAATCGGTCGCAATTGCAATTGGCTTGGTGTTCCATCGGATAACCTTTTTTGACCTCTAGACTCTTGACTCGAATTTTTTGTAGGGGTCGACGAACtctgaaaatatattatatacttattaaattatgttaaagTTAAAAACGAAAATGATTGACATCGAAAAGCCCAAAAACCAATTAATTTAGAGGCTAGTGCGGGAAATGTGACAGAAGGTACAATTAAAAATGACTAAACAAAACATATGGGTATTATTTGCAACCAAACTTAGTGAGGAATTAATAAAAGCCGCAAAGAAACTGTTACATAGAATTAAAAATCACATCAAGCTATTTTTGAagtaactattttatatatgagattCCTTTACCGTCTACGATCCATGGCGCAAATAAATGTCTCAATTAATAGAAGCTAACATTGAAATGGGAAATGGGGGTAAGACAGAAGAAATTATATTAGTATGGTGAAATGCTAATGTAATATTTGCATTTGCTCACTGATATAATTTGCGGTGAGGACGCTTGGCCggtagaaattatatttattaaggacGCACTGCTTACTATTGGctgttaaaatgtaaaatacttttattactcTTCATATCTGCATTAT is a genomic window containing:
- the LOC123659159 gene encoding mucin-5AC-like; this translates as MSGGLIDKVYIGLDNAPSAFDIKSRILGPNGTNLEYIRSETGVVAVLKSDKFEPLHLALHHTRSEALAAARSLAQNLIETIRAELAQWSAAQAGGPPPALNVPPPTLTTTAAPPPVPPPVVTVALSTPSTLTTTSHPSVMPPVVSVASTPLMTVRQPTVLQLLPQQQYVLNQESGQLIPIVQPGVQVSNTNFTSLPLAQQLSAIQQPNFGATQIVDISSMQPVNVTQLRLSGVPSSMSMILPNGLSFPQASLTGADTTTVSSATATPVVCAAQSTNASQKILYSTDKGDKEVKYHIQGAETMQWTVPGSQTMLIPYQQLQDLATNQTGLTNLQPQQFVSIAPANSFQQTSLPLSQLQLQQLQATGTIMQLNQKPIVSSASLINIISTGQASSPQIISSSSTPTKNSSQESRGQKRLSDGTPSQLQLRPIAPAGSHVNQDKSSSRDSRSWTAAAARDNTMVSMGMKINPAHGTIIHVSSGQQTNVSASTVTQDGTGMYIKQIDRNAIQIQTSKDGQKQDLTSNKIQSAAQNVQMITVPQGMTVLQNPLNISQMPTVIGQPNSQVYMIPANHPNLVQGALPPGLLGQQVLQPGQNVTVMQPNQLGMPGGVQYNVPLMPMNMPHNSQYMPAGLNLNTQLSAQQLNAALAGQQLANSNLTVSGTIPIVQAPPSSPMTNNSTLNASQPPVHQILPQNSNYMTPTSQYASMPPQYVMQTNSGALTMPSNPNVQYTMPTNQATTPAPTNGNGQSNTAEADNTNGTSNQTNYISSSSQDNSYSISGTTSVQNATQQGFTNDGSSTPTAGYSSTNQSVSQQNYGSANGSGSQNTGYSVSQASTQPPSYPSNGSNPQTPTQSYPQTTPSTQNTSQANFSPSTTPAPNQTYQNMPSMPNVPQNMPTMPNVPQNITMANVPTQNPYPNTQNPYPNATGQNLAAYASNQYTYTSRPWFRPRYGSPQGSPYAPPPPSGYNYWQDT